A genomic window from Megalobrama amblycephala isolate DHTTF-2021 linkage group LG2, ASM1881202v1, whole genome shotgun sequence includes:
- the sytl2a gene encoding uncharacterized protein sytl2a isoform X11, which produces MCYVFNGVDVLKSKWSEHISCKHSRHEHYGEPQSSQVSNIHSSTEVTGKAIELSAEGQTDKVTVEEGRPISKLLEWFGRGSRNGKLKESSVKREMNEEEPKESPEAKSEDSATPVDQPNTKPPPKPRRSFFALFSRAEKKDKISEVQASDKEVISQDKTESLECEPSCTLRPEADDNILQRISVPTESRMAEILKDKNKPDRLICEDTPPREKFDQGEVSPGKMAVLKSFWEKGNRGPKIISIKKESEVEESETSHLNENYHNTLDRRLSDSNISPSKPKPSVPNPVDVESTTGEISSVSPRKASNGGDISASHEDGNPSTLDSSKVSEDSSSELQTLTVKSNVKLSPSSLLKYKDNSLGSELQEESIYRDISDLKKEISTFKMSLSQQEDKVSINDLKSFWENEKSCLRVIVGSPTCTANVKNPSTESSPKRSSGGLSEPQFDIRSNSPSSPDRMGFKEAGLIAEKEKMEKTEEKQRSPIRVPLQDLQGIRGRVSYVTMNISNFRQSVSDKHTKPSPPSSPFRSLPPKGQHDKPQSADIYQPKDQDQTRTPSPLRQSKVPRRDSYPNKESKKDGSPLRTFMIDINPGDRSPCDLRVKSGQTRSCTSPEHQGKTLEGRIDDRPIVLKERKLSVDSLTRFYIPLSLHHYLGLPEQTVLGEREQVKVQAYEIFEQMNQGRLSNESSPSRQSLPESEEITFDSSGSSTPEAWSISHTSSYWDSEDEGPVKAALERANARPISISKSLEDLTSTPLQERWKTDPRSDVRKSMENVSAVTPNTKTSFSDPEQVKMMSMSVPAFMQQEMDCGNSDCASVSSSQYDRLRTCNTPSNFSTCSEVASMSSVTGSVMSIYSSEFGNVEVKGTIQFAIHYVQKLGEFHIFVVQCKDLAVADVKRNRSDPYVKCYLLPDKAKYGKKKTCVRKKTLDPAYNEILRFKIPMEMLKTQKLNTSVWHNDTFGRNSFLGEVEVDLAEWDFNNTQMNEYLLKGRVQVPTSPKHSVGGGEMSAEIKVALRFLPQTSHSQKNKGNGEVQIWVKECKNLPISRGVAIDPFVKCAVLPDASRKNRQKTRVLKRSSNPVFNHTMVYDGFRQEDLKEACVELTVWDHDRLNNHFIGGIRLGPGTGKSYGTEVNWMDSNAAEAALWERMMQSQNEWVEDVLPLRMMVMARMSR; this is translated from the exons ATGTGTTATGTTTTTAATGGAGTGGATGTTCTGAAGAGCAAATGGTCAGAACATATTTCTTGCAAGCACA GTCGTCATGAGCATTATGGTGAACCTCAGTCCTCACAGGTGTCCAACATCCACAGCTCTACTGAAGTAACAGGTAAGGCCATTGAGTTGAGTGCAGAGGGCCAGACTGATAAGGTTACAGTGGAAGAGGGTCGCCCAATTTCAAAGTTACTTGAATGGTTTGGGAGAGGCTCTCGAAATGGAAAGCTGAAAGAGTCATCAGTCAAGAGAGAGATGAATGAAGAGGAACCAAAAGAAAGCCCAGAAGCCAAGTCAGAAGATTCAGCAACTCCAGTTGACCAGCCAAACACGAAGCCACCACCAAAGCCCCGTAGGagtttttttgcattgttttcGAGAGCAGAGAAAAAAGACAAGATTTCAGAAGTTCAAGCATCTGACAAAGAAGTGATAAGTCAAGATAAAACAGAAAGTTTAGAATGTGAACCCTCTTGCACTTTGAGGCCTGAGGCAGATGATAATATACTTCAGAGGATCTCTGTTCCTACAGAGAGCAGGATGGCTGAAAtattaaaagataaaaacaaaCCAGACAGACTAATATGTGAAGATACTCCTCCAAGAGAGAAGTTTGACCAAGGTGAGGTATCACCAGGAAAAATGGCCGTCCTGAAGTCATTCTGGGAAAAGGGGAACAGAGGACCTAAAATAATAAGCATTAAAAAAGAATCTGAGGTAGAAGAAAGTGAGACATCTCACCTTAATGAGAATTATCACAACACATTAGACAGAAGGTTGTCAGATTCAAACATCAGCCCATCAAAACCCAAACCCAGTGTTCCAAACCCAGTTGATGTAGAATCTACAACAGGTGAGATTTCTTCAGTATCACCTAGAAAAGCATCCAATGGTGGTGATATATCAGCCTCACATGAAGATGGGAACCCTTCTACTTTGGACAGCAGTAAGGTCTCAGAAGACTCAAGCAGTGAACTACAAACTCTCACAGTGAAATCGAATGTCAAACTGTCACCTAGTTCACTGCTAAAATATAAAGATAATTCTCTGGGCAGTGAGCTACAAGAAGAGTCAATCTACAGGGATATATCAGACCTGAAGAAGGAAATCTCCACCTTCAAAATGTCCCTCAGTCAACAGGAAGATAAAGTCTCGATCAATGATCTCAAGTCATTTTGGGAGAATGAAAAAAGTTGCCTTAGAGTAATTGTAGGCTCACCAACATGTACAGCCAACGTTAAAAACCCGTCCACAGAGTCATCTCCAAAACGTTCTTCAGGAGGACTTTCTGAACCTCAGTTTGACATCAGGTCAAACAGCCCAAGTTCCCCAGACAGAATGGGTTTCAAAGAGGCTGGTTTGATTGCAGAAAAAGAGAAGATGGAAAAGACTGAGGAAAAACAAAGAAGTCCAATTAGAGTGCCATTACAAGACCTTCAAGGTATCAGAGGTAGGGTTTCTTACGTCACCATGAATATTTCTAATTTCAGACAGTCAgtttcagacaaacacacaaagcCAAGTCCACCATCATCTCCCTTCAGAAGTCTCCCTCCAAAAGGTCAACATGATAAGCCACAGTCCGCTGACATTTACCAACCAAAAGACCAAGATCAAACCAGAACGCCCAGCCCATTACGGCAGTCTAAAGTACCTCGTAGAGATTCATATCCAAACAAGGAGTCCAAGAAGGATGGTTCTCCCTTAAGAACCTTTATGATAGATATCAATCCTGGCGACAGGAGTCCATGCGATCTTAGGGTTAAATCAGGGCAAACTAGGTCGTGTACCTCTCCTGAACACCAAGGGAAGACTTTGGAAGGACGCATTGATGATAGACCCATCGTGCTTAAAGAACGAAAGCTGTCAGTGGACTCTCTGACCCGGTTTTATATTCCCCTGAGTTTACACCATTACCTGGGCTTACCCGAGCAGACGGTCTTAGGTGAAAGAGAACAGGTTAAGGTACAGGCATATGAAATATTTGAACAGATGAACCAAGGCAGATTGAGCAATGAGAGTTCCCCTTCTCGACAATCCCTACCTGAATCGGAGGAGATCACCTTTGACTCCTCGGGGAGCTCCACACCTGAAGCCTGGTCAATCTCACACACCAGTTCATACT GGGATAGTGAGGATGAAGGCCCTGTCAAAGCCGCTCTGGAACGAGCCAATGCCAGACCCATCTCTATTTCCAAAAGTCTAGAGGACCTGACATCCACACCTTTAC AAGAGAGATGGAAGACTGACCCAAGGAGTGATGTTAGGAAGAGTATGGAAAATG TGTCTGCAGTCACTCCCAACACCAAAACATCCTTCTCCGACCCAGAACAGGTGAAGATGATGAGTATGTCTGTACCTGCATTCATGCAACAAGAG ATGGATTGCGGAAACAGTGACTGTGCATCAGTGAGCAGTTCCCAATATGACAGACTGAGAACATGCAACACTCCTTCTAATTTTAGCACTTGCTCTGAAGTGGCCTCAATGTCCTCT GTCACTGGCAGTGTGATGAGCATCTACAGTAGCGAGTTTGGTAATGTGGAGGTCAAAGGCACAATCCAGTTCGCCATTCACTACGTACAGAAACTGGGAGAGTTCCACATCTTTGTTGTGCAGTGCAAGGACCTCGCCGTAGCAGATGTTAAGAGGAACCGATCTGATCC GTATGTTAAATGTTACTTGCTACCTGATAAAGCAAAAtatggaaagaaaaaaacatgcgTGAGGAAGAAGACTCTGGATCCAGCTTATAACGAAATCCTACGG TTTAAGATTCCAATGGAGATGCTGAAAACCCAGAAGCTGAACACCTCTGTGTGGCACAATGACACATTTGGGCGTAACAGCTTTCTTGGAGAGGTTGAGGTTGATCTGGCCGAATGGGATTTCAATAACACGCAAATGAATGAATATCTACTTAAAGGAAGG GTTCAGGTTCCCACCAGCCCAAAACATTCTGTCGGTGGTGGGGAAATGAGTGCAGAGATTAAAGTAGCTCTGCGCTTTCTCCCGCAGACTTCTCACA GTCAGAAGAACAAGGGGAATGGTGAGGTGCAAATATGGGTGAAAGAATGCAAGAATCTGCCTATTTCCAGGGGTGTTGCCATTGACCCATTTGTCAAATG TGCAGTCCTCCCAGATGCCAGTCGAAAAAACCGTCAGAAGACCAGAGTGTTGAAGAGGTCTTCTAACCCAGTGTTTAACCACACCATGGTTTATGATGGCTTCAGACAAGAGGACCTCAAAGAGGCCTGTGTGGAGCTTACAGTGTGGGATCATGACAGACTCAACAACCACTTCATTGGGGGTATTAGACTTGGCCCTGGAACAG GTAAAAGTTACGGCACTGAAGTGAACTGGATGGACTCTAACGCTGCTGAAGCAGCCCTGTGGGAAAGAATGATGCAATCTCAGAATGAATGGGTGGAAGATGTATTACCTTTGAGAATGATGGTCATGGCAAGAATGTCTAGATAG
- the sytl2a gene encoding synaptotagmin-like protein 2 isoform X7, with product MIDLSYLTEEEQEMILTVLKRDAELKKSEEQRIKQLRKTERDRGKLKYLTGEWFYETKYHRHRDRIHGSDIIRASMRQRKPVTILELTQRWSEKPTCVYGEKKDVYIPPELSGLIEDLSTQSQNERVDDEAQQERQRLQIKPRQNPFNSVRLQRNEARLNNGVKEANQTPAEGRHEHYGEPQSSQVSNIHSSTEVTGKAIELSAEGQTDKVTVEEGRPISKLLEWFGRGSRNGKLKESSVKREMNEEEPKESPEAKSEDSATPVDQPNTKPPPKPRRSFFALFSRAEKKDKISEVQASDKEVISQDKTESLECEPSCTLRPEADDNILQRISVPTESRMAEILKDKNKPDRLICEDTPPREKFDQGEVSPGKMAVLKSFWEKGNRGPKIISIKKESEVEESETSHLNENYHNTLDRRLSDSNISPSKPKPSVPNPVDVESTTGEISSVSPRKASNGGDISASHEDGNPSTLDSSKVSEDSSSELQTLTVKSNVKLSPSSLLKYKDNSLGSELQEESIYRDISDLKKEISTFKMSLSQQEDKVSINDLKSFWENEKSCLRVIVGSPTCTANVKNPSTESSPKRSSGGLSEPQFDIRSNSPSSPDRMGFKEAGLIAEKEKMEKTEEKQRSPIRVPLQDLQGIRGRVSYVTMNISNFRQSVSDKHTKPSPPSSPFRSLPPKGQHDKPQSADIYQPKDQDQTRTPSPLRQSKVPRRDSYPNKESKKDGSPLRTFMIDINPGDRSPCDLRVKSGQTRSCTSPEHQGKTLEGRIDDRPIVLKERKLSVDSLTRFYIPLSLHHYLGLPEQTVLGEREQVKVQAYEIFEQMNQGRLSNESSPSRQSLPESEEITFDSSGSSTPEAWSISHTSSYWDSEDEGPVKAALERANARPISISKSLEDLTSTPLQERWKTDPRSDVRKSMENVSAVTPNTKTSFSDPEQVKMMSMSVPAFMQQEMDCGNSDCASVSSSQYDRLRTCNTPSNFSTCSEVASMSSVTGSVMSIYSSEFGNVEVKGTIQFAIHYVQKLGEFHIFVVQCKDLAVADVKRNRSDPYVKCYLLPDKAKYGKKKTCVRKKTLDPAYNEILRFKIPMEMLKTQKLNTSVWHNDTFGRNSFLGEVEVDLAEWDFNNTQMNEYLLKGRVQVPTSPKHSVGGGEMSAEIKVALRFLPQTSHSQKNKGNGEVQIWVKECKNLPISRGVAIDPFVKCAVLPDASRKNRQKTRVLKRSSNPVFNHTMVYDGFRQEDLKEACVELTVWDHDRLNNHFIGGIRLGPGTGKSYGTEVNWMDSNAAEAALWERMMQSQNEWVEDVLPLRMMVMARMSR from the exons ATGATTGACCTGAGTTATCTGACAGAGGAAGAGCAAGAGATGATCCTGACAGTGCTGAAGAGGGACGCAGAGCTGAAAAAGTCGGAAGAACAGAGGATTAA GCAGCTTCGTAAGACTGAGAGAGACAGAGGCAAGCTGAAGTACTTGACTGGGGAGTGGTTTTACGAGACAAAGTACCACAGACACAGAGATAGGATCCATGGCTCCGACATCATCAGAGCGTCCATGAGACAGAGGAAACCCGTGACGATAT TGGAGCTCACTCAAAGATGGTCTGAGAAACCCACTTGTGTTTATGGTGAGAAGAAAGATGTGTACATTCCTCCAGAGCTTTCAGGACTCATTGAGGATCTGTCCACACAATCACAGAATGAGAG GGTGGACGATGAAGCCCAGCAGGAAAGACAGAGACTTCAAATCAAG cCTAGGCAGAATCCATTCAATAGTGTGCGATTACAGAGAAATGAAGCCAGACTTAACAATGGAGTGAAGGAGGCCAACCAGACACCTGCTGAGG GTCGTCATGAGCATTATGGTGAACCTCAGTCCTCACAGGTGTCCAACATCCACAGCTCTACTGAAGTAACAGGTAAGGCCATTGAGTTGAGTGCAGAGGGCCAGACTGATAAGGTTACAGTGGAAGAGGGTCGCCCAATTTCAAAGTTACTTGAATGGTTTGGGAGAGGCTCTCGAAATGGAAAGCTGAAAGAGTCATCAGTCAAGAGAGAGATGAATGAAGAGGAACCAAAAGAAAGCCCAGAAGCCAAGTCAGAAGATTCAGCAACTCCAGTTGACCAGCCAAACACGAAGCCACCACCAAAGCCCCGTAGGagtttttttgcattgttttcGAGAGCAGAGAAAAAAGACAAGATTTCAGAAGTTCAAGCATCTGACAAAGAAGTGATAAGTCAAGATAAAACAGAAAGTTTAGAATGTGAACCCTCTTGCACTTTGAGGCCTGAGGCAGATGATAATATACTTCAGAGGATCTCTGTTCCTACAGAGAGCAGGATGGCTGAAAtattaaaagataaaaacaaaCCAGACAGACTAATATGTGAAGATACTCCTCCAAGAGAGAAGTTTGACCAAGGTGAGGTATCACCAGGAAAAATGGCCGTCCTGAAGTCATTCTGGGAAAAGGGGAACAGAGGACCTAAAATAATAAGCATTAAAAAAGAATCTGAGGTAGAAGAAAGTGAGACATCTCACCTTAATGAGAATTATCACAACACATTAGACAGAAGGTTGTCAGATTCAAACATCAGCCCATCAAAACCCAAACCCAGTGTTCCAAACCCAGTTGATGTAGAATCTACAACAGGTGAGATTTCTTCAGTATCACCTAGAAAAGCATCCAATGGTGGTGATATATCAGCCTCACATGAAGATGGGAACCCTTCTACTTTGGACAGCAGTAAGGTCTCAGAAGACTCAAGCAGTGAACTACAAACTCTCACAGTGAAATCGAATGTCAAACTGTCACCTAGTTCACTGCTAAAATATAAAGATAATTCTCTGGGCAGTGAGCTACAAGAAGAGTCAATCTACAGGGATATATCAGACCTGAAGAAGGAAATCTCCACCTTCAAAATGTCCCTCAGTCAACAGGAAGATAAAGTCTCGATCAATGATCTCAAGTCATTTTGGGAGAATGAAAAAAGTTGCCTTAGAGTAATTGTAGGCTCACCAACATGTACAGCCAACGTTAAAAACCCGTCCACAGAGTCATCTCCAAAACGTTCTTCAGGAGGACTTTCTGAACCTCAGTTTGACATCAGGTCAAACAGCCCAAGTTCCCCAGACAGAATGGGTTTCAAAGAGGCTGGTTTGATTGCAGAAAAAGAGAAGATGGAAAAGACTGAGGAAAAACAAAGAAGTCCAATTAGAGTGCCATTACAAGACCTTCAAGGTATCAGAGGTAGGGTTTCTTACGTCACCATGAATATTTCTAATTTCAGACAGTCAgtttcagacaaacacacaaagcCAAGTCCACCATCATCTCCCTTCAGAAGTCTCCCTCCAAAAGGTCAACATGATAAGCCACAGTCCGCTGACATTTACCAACCAAAAGACCAAGATCAAACCAGAACGCCCAGCCCATTACGGCAGTCTAAAGTACCTCGTAGAGATTCATATCCAAACAAGGAGTCCAAGAAGGATGGTTCTCCCTTAAGAACCTTTATGATAGATATCAATCCTGGCGACAGGAGTCCATGCGATCTTAGGGTTAAATCAGGGCAAACTAGGTCGTGTACCTCTCCTGAACACCAAGGGAAGACTTTGGAAGGACGCATTGATGATAGACCCATCGTGCTTAAAGAACGAAAGCTGTCAGTGGACTCTCTGACCCGGTTTTATATTCCCCTGAGTTTACACCATTACCTGGGCTTACCCGAGCAGACGGTCTTAGGTGAAAGAGAACAGGTTAAGGTACAGGCATATGAAATATTTGAACAGATGAACCAAGGCAGATTGAGCAATGAGAGTTCCCCTTCTCGACAATCCCTACCTGAATCGGAGGAGATCACCTTTGACTCCTCGGGGAGCTCCACACCTGAAGCCTGGTCAATCTCACACACCAGTTCATACT GGGATAGTGAGGATGAAGGCCCTGTCAAAGCCGCTCTGGAACGAGCCAATGCCAGACCCATCTCTATTTCCAAAAGTCTAGAGGACCTGACATCCACACCTTTAC AAGAGAGATGGAAGACTGACCCAAGGAGTGATGTTAGGAAGAGTATGGAAAATG TGTCTGCAGTCACTCCCAACACCAAAACATCCTTCTCCGACCCAGAACAGGTGAAGATGATGAGTATGTCTGTACCTGCATTCATGCAACAAGAG ATGGATTGCGGAAACAGTGACTGTGCATCAGTGAGCAGTTCCCAATATGACAGACTGAGAACATGCAACACTCCTTCTAATTTTAGCACTTGCTCTGAAGTGGCCTCAATGTCCTCT GTCACTGGCAGTGTGATGAGCATCTACAGTAGCGAGTTTGGTAATGTGGAGGTCAAAGGCACAATCCAGTTCGCCATTCACTACGTACAGAAACTGGGAGAGTTCCACATCTTTGTTGTGCAGTGCAAGGACCTCGCCGTAGCAGATGTTAAGAGGAACCGATCTGATCC GTATGTTAAATGTTACTTGCTACCTGATAAAGCAAAAtatggaaagaaaaaaacatgcgTGAGGAAGAAGACTCTGGATCCAGCTTATAACGAAATCCTACGG TTTAAGATTCCAATGGAGATGCTGAAAACCCAGAAGCTGAACACCTCTGTGTGGCACAATGACACATTTGGGCGTAACAGCTTTCTTGGAGAGGTTGAGGTTGATCTGGCCGAATGGGATTTCAATAACACGCAAATGAATGAATATCTACTTAAAGGAAGG GTTCAGGTTCCCACCAGCCCAAAACATTCTGTCGGTGGTGGGGAAATGAGTGCAGAGATTAAAGTAGCTCTGCGCTTTCTCCCGCAGACTTCTCACA GTCAGAAGAACAAGGGGAATGGTGAGGTGCAAATATGGGTGAAAGAATGCAAGAATCTGCCTATTTCCAGGGGTGTTGCCATTGACCCATTTGTCAAATG TGCAGTCCTCCCAGATGCCAGTCGAAAAAACCGTCAGAAGACCAGAGTGTTGAAGAGGTCTTCTAACCCAGTGTTTAACCACACCATGGTTTATGATGGCTTCAGACAAGAGGACCTCAAAGAGGCCTGTGTGGAGCTTACAGTGTGGGATCATGACAGACTCAACAACCACTTCATTGGGGGTATTAGACTTGGCCCTGGAACAG GTAAAAGTTACGGCACTGAAGTGAACTGGATGGACTCTAACGCTGCTGAAGCAGCCCTGTGGGAAAGAATGATGCAATCTCAGAATGAATGGGTGGAAGATGTATTACCTTTGAGAATGATGGTCATGGCAAGAATGTCTAGATAG